From Paenibacillus polymyxa, the proteins below share one genomic window:
- the hydE gene encoding [FeFe] hydrogenase H-cluster radical SAM maturase HydE yields the protein MTELLTRLDSEPTLRAQLRQLAARTKLERYGKGVFLRGLIEFSSICRQDCMYCGLRASNKQADRYRLQPEEILACCAEGYELGYRTFVLQSGEDYWFTAARLTKLIREIKSRFADVAVTLSIGERDDETYEQLYEAGADRFLLRHETASPSLYAKLHPTMTIESRRSRLLALQRIGFQIGAGCMVGLPGQTNSELADDLVYLHSLSPDMIGIGPFLPHSNTPLREASQGSMEKALDIISLSRLVVPDALIPASTAMGTIHPQGREKALQAGANVVMPNLSPLAVRPKYAIYENKICLGDESAQCRHCLELRIRGAGFEVDMGRGDSLRVQRQLMRQGTV from the coding sequence ATGACGGAGCTGCTGACACGTCTGGATAGTGAGCCGACGCTACGAGCACAACTGCGCCAACTGGCAGCTCGCACCAAATTGGAGCGTTATGGCAAAGGTGTTTTTTTACGAGGATTAATTGAATTCTCAAGTATATGTCGTCAGGATTGCATGTACTGTGGGCTGCGTGCTTCGAATAAACAGGCAGACCGTTACCGTTTGCAGCCGGAAGAAATTCTGGCCTGCTGCGCGGAGGGGTATGAACTGGGTTATCGGACCTTTGTTTTGCAAAGTGGGGAAGATTACTGGTTTACGGCTGCCCGGCTGACGAAACTAATTCGGGAAATTAAAAGCCGTTTTGCAGATGTGGCGGTTACATTGTCCATCGGTGAACGGGATGACGAAACTTATGAGCAACTATACGAGGCGGGCGCGGACCGTTTTTTGCTCCGGCATGAGACAGCTTCACCCAGTTTGTACGCCAAGCTGCATCCGACGATGACGATCGAAAGCAGGCGTAGCCGGCTGCTGGCTTTGCAACGGATCGGCTTTCAGATCGGGGCTGGATGTATGGTGGGATTGCCGGGACAAACGAACAGTGAATTAGCAGATGATTTGGTCTATTTGCATAGCCTGTCGCCAGATATGATCGGAATTGGCCCCTTTTTACCACATAGCAATACGCCGCTTCGTGAGGCCAGCCAGGGGAGCATGGAAAAGGCACTTGATATCATTTCATTATCCCGGTTGGTCGTTCCAGATGCGCTTATTCCGGCATCCACGGCCATGGGGACGATTCATCCCCAGGGAAGGGAGAAGGCGCTTCAGGCGGGAGCGAATGTGGTGATGCCTAATTTGTCGCCACTGGCGGTGAGGCCTAAGTATGCGATTTATGAGAATAAAATATGTTTGGGCGATGAGTCTGCCCAATGTAGACATTGCTTGGAGCTGCGAATCCGTGGAGCGGGATTTGAAGTCGATATGGGGCGCGGCGATAGTTTGAGAGTGCAACGACAGCTTATGAGACAGGGGACCGTGTGA
- the proB gene encoding glutamate 5-kinase, producing the protein MKVVPRKHKLSSFAYKGWKFFCIKKSKIKEVDVLSTRIVIKIGSSSLTGVEGGLNREAIAYFAREISLLRAKGHEVLLVTSGAVAAGFREIGYPFRPKLLHEKQAAAAVGQALLMQAYEQAFKNFDLVIAQVLLTRSDFLSRKRMNNAGMTVEELLRQQVIPIFNENDTVSIDELKFGDNDMLSALVANLVKAQHLIIITDTDGVYTADPRKHPNAVRFERIEEITEEIYALAGGSGSAVGTGGMRSKIEAAKVATRGGVPVYVGRVSENGDLDAAVEGHGPGTYFDTHLSSLPMKKQWLGFMSTPLGSVHVDQGAEEALVHGGHSLLPVGVRRVEGSFHAGDVVEVLGPENKVLGRGIVNYDDEQLKMVQGLPSGEVVGKIGPIHRLEVIHRDEWITLCM; encoded by the coding sequence ATGAAGGTGGTACCGCGGAAGCACAAACTTTCGTCCTTTGCATACAAAGGATGGAAGTTTTTTTGCATTAAAAAGAGTAAAATTAAGGAAGTGGACGTCTTGTCAACACGTATCGTCATTAAAATCGGTAGTAGCTCCCTGACTGGAGTGGAAGGTGGTCTGAATCGGGAAGCCATCGCTTATTTTGCTAGGGAAATCAGCTTGCTTCGTGCAAAAGGCCATGAAGTGCTGCTGGTTACATCAGGTGCTGTAGCTGCCGGATTTCGGGAGATTGGGTATCCCTTTCGGCCCAAACTGCTGCATGAAAAGCAAGCGGCAGCTGCCGTCGGCCAAGCTCTTCTCATGCAAGCCTATGAGCAGGCTTTTAAAAATTTTGACCTCGTAATCGCGCAGGTTCTGCTGACCCGTAGTGACTTTCTGAGCCGCAAACGGATGAACAATGCCGGAATGACTGTAGAAGAATTGCTGCGCCAGCAGGTTATCCCGATTTTTAACGAAAATGACACCGTATCGATTGACGAATTGAAATTCGGCGATAATGATATGCTGTCTGCACTAGTTGCCAATCTGGTCAAAGCCCAGCATTTGATTATCATTACGGATACCGATGGCGTATATACGGCTGACCCGCGCAAACATCCAAACGCTGTACGTTTTGAACGTATCGAGGAAATTACAGAGGAGATTTATGCATTAGCCGGAGGTTCTGGATCAGCAGTAGGAACTGGCGGCATGCGATCCAAAATCGAGGCTGCCAAAGTGGCTACACGCGGCGGTGTGCCTGTATATGTGGGACGGGTAAGCGAAAATGGTGATCTAGACGCAGCCGTCGAAGGACACGGACCAGGCACTTATTTTGATACTCACCTCTCCTCACTGCCGATGAAAAAACAATGGCTTGGATTTATGTCCACCCCTTTGGGCTCAGTGCATGTAGACCAAGGGGCCGAAGAAGCGTTAGTACACGGAGGACATAGTCTGCTTCCGGTTGGCGTACGACGTGTCGAGGGCAGCTTTCATGCTGGAGATGTCGTTGAGGTACTGGGACCGGAAAATAAGGTATTAGGACGTGGCATCGTCAATTATGATGATGAACAGCTTAAAATGGTACAAGGTTTACCTAGCGGTGAGGTTGTGGGCAAAATTGGTCCCATCCATCGGCTTGAGGTGATCCACAGGGATGAATGGATTACATTATGTATGTAG
- a CDS encoding DUF3592 domain-containing protein, with the protein MKGFLSLIGVLLVFGVGFSPFLAEYLWDDPFLIMEAPWYRPLIYTGFALIFLPGILGLFFGGGKVKKGVPGVGIITSVQQTGTYVNNQPQVKLGLTVTKQGEDKYDTALTTIIPLTSMAQFQPGSIIPLIVSEKDKMKVGLDLKGQVSQMDLQALMNEQMVKQGVSPELMEIAKTGEQAYAKIMDVTPMGEAGPNKIKLQFTLTITKSNGETFNVTTQKEVFSSQLSKLQQGSIIEVIYSPQDPSKLVIKTQVSESDVQQAFGSSR; encoded by the coding sequence ATGAAAGGATTTTTGAGTTTGATCGGGGTACTTCTGGTGTTTGGCGTAGGGTTTTCGCCTTTTCTGGCTGAATATTTATGGGATGATCCATTTTTAATTATGGAAGCCCCGTGGTATCGGCCGTTAATTTATACAGGCTTTGCGCTTATATTTCTACCGGGTATTTTAGGTTTGTTTTTTGGTGGCGGTAAAGTCAAGAAGGGTGTTCCGGGGGTTGGAATCATTACAAGTGTTCAACAAACAGGGACTTATGTAAACAATCAGCCGCAGGTAAAGCTCGGGTTGACCGTAACCAAACAGGGTGAAGATAAATATGATACTGCTTTGACGACGATTATTCCTTTGACCTCCATGGCTCAATTTCAGCCAGGCTCGATTATTCCGTTGATCGTATCTGAGAAAGACAAAATGAAGGTGGGTCTTGACCTGAAAGGTCAGGTGTCGCAAATGGATTTGCAAGCGTTAATGAATGAGCAGATGGTCAAGCAGGGCGTATCGCCTGAGCTGATGGAAATTGCCAAAACCGGTGAACAGGCCTATGCAAAGATAATGGATGTCACACCCATGGGTGAAGCGGGGCCCAATAAAATCAAGCTTCAGTTTACACTGACAATAACGAAAAGCAACGGCGAGACATTTAATGTAACCACGCAGAAGGAAGTTTTTTCTTCCCAACTATCCAAACTGCAGCAGGGAAGTATTATAGAGGTGATATATTCGCCTCAAGATCCTTCGAAACTGGTTATTAAAACACAAGTGAGTGAATCCGACGTGCAGCAAGCATTTGGTTCATCCCGATAA
- a CDS encoding carbon-nitrogen family hydrolase encodes MTYQEAQPFGVALIQAHIEIGNPPENHNHIRSLMEQAVKAEQKPDLIVLPEMWNTGYALDRIHELADEEGTKTRAWIAAFAATYQVNVVAGSIAEKKSDGHVYNTMLVFDRTGKEVASYSKIHLFRLMDEEKYLQPGEEKVVFALDGGIQAGASICYDIRFPELARSLALSGANLLIVPAEWPHPRLHHWRTLLTARAIENQMYVIACNRVGRSGDTDFFGHSLIIDPWGEMIAEGGEQEEILTGSIESALVQDVRGRIPVFEDRRPLLYDR; translated from the coding sequence TTGACGTATCAGGAAGCTCAGCCATTCGGTGTGGCACTTATACAAGCTCATATAGAGATAGGAAATCCTCCCGAAAACCACAATCATATCCGTTCTTTAATGGAACAAGCGGTAAAGGCCGAACAAAAGCCAGATCTGATTGTTCTACCGGAAATGTGGAATACAGGTTATGCCTTGGATCGCATTCATGAGCTGGCGGACGAAGAAGGCACGAAGACTCGGGCATGGATAGCGGCATTTGCCGCCACTTATCAAGTGAATGTAGTAGCAGGGTCGATCGCAGAGAAAAAAAGCGACGGTCATGTATACAATACGATGCTCGTTTTTGACCGTACAGGCAAAGAGGTGGCGTCGTATTCTAAAATTCATCTGTTCCGACTTATGGATGAAGAGAAATATTTACAGCCTGGCGAGGAGAAAGTTGTATTCGCACTGGATGGCGGAATACAGGCTGGGGCGTCAATTTGTTACGATATCCGTTTTCCTGAGCTGGCTCGCAGTCTGGCCCTGTCTGGCGCAAATTTGCTGATCGTACCTGCAGAATGGCCTCATCCCCGGCTTCACCACTGGCGTACCCTGCTGACCGCACGGGCTATTGAAAATCAGATGTATGTCATTGCTTGTAACCGGGTAGGTCGTAGTGGAGATACCGATTTCTTCGGGCATTCGCTCATCATTGATCCATGGGGAGAAATGATTGCCGAGGGCGGAGAGCAGGAGGAGATTCTCACAGGCTCAATTGAGTCTGCCTTGGTTCAGGACGTGCGTGGGCGTATTCCAGTGTTTGAAGATCGGCGTCCCCTGCTGTATGACCGATAG
- a CDS encoding helix-turn-helix domain-containing protein: MLKERIEFLCKKKNLSRKELVDGLVTPAHFANILADRYPLAEDLAEQIAERLGVQSSYLLRASAEDEETLATADTIFTELSKLANPATESYVDQLEDRNDSLVVEMTTYLMKAVYFQQLNDPTAYEYLHQTYLNFYLERFGRSDEVELPAPLKKAILFYKIQYFRSKNHYYDVLNNVTQLIRLVDEGTENWLNAQNIMMEACIQVKQFDQAKQVFEQTMRRVYDDRLFHRLTGLYVTYSGYCFAMGSVQEALLTLSMAEANLVYLENAADMLTTILNNRIIMLTSIGELDKALEEVVRFEALVSREREEMQQMMLPVTLIYRCEIAFTRKNWGLLSQHLDQLRKTNLTTDQQMGLDFYESQLALAQGKQDAFWMHALQCLPYFETLQHPARLEQLYETLAVVSEDSRRYKESSAYYRKLVYLLRKK, from the coding sequence ATGCTTAAGGAACGCATTGAATTTTTGTGTAAAAAGAAAAACCTATCCCGTAAAGAGTTAGTAGACGGATTAGTTACACCTGCACATTTTGCGAATATATTGGCTGACCGTTACCCGCTGGCTGAGGATTTAGCTGAGCAAATTGCTGAACGTCTAGGTGTACAATCTTCCTACCTATTACGTGCATCGGCAGAGGATGAGGAGACGCTGGCTACAGCGGATACGATTTTCACAGAGCTGTCCAAGCTGGCTAATCCCGCTACGGAAAGCTATGTGGATCAGTTGGAGGATCGCAACGATTCGCTCGTGGTGGAAATGACGACTTATTTGATGAAGGCTGTTTATTTCCAGCAGCTAAATGACCCAACAGCCTATGAATATTTGCATCAAACCTATTTGAATTTTTATTTGGAGAGGTTTGGTCGCTCGGATGAGGTGGAGTTGCCCGCACCACTAAAAAAAGCAATTTTATTTTATAAAATTCAATATTTCCGCTCTAAAAATCATTATTATGATGTACTAAATAACGTTACGCAGCTCATCCGCCTGGTGGATGAGGGAACCGAAAACTGGCTGAATGCGCAAAACATTATGATGGAGGCCTGCATTCAGGTCAAGCAATTTGATCAGGCCAAACAGGTGTTTGAGCAAACAATGCGCAGGGTATATGATGATCGGCTCTTTCACCGTCTGACGGGCCTGTACGTGACTTATAGCGGATATTGTTTTGCTATGGGTTCTGTACAGGAAGCACTGTTAACGTTGTCTATGGCGGAGGCGAATTTGGTCTATTTGGAAAATGCGGCAGATATGCTTACGACGATCCTGAACAATCGGATTATTATGCTGACGTCGATTGGCGAGCTGGATAAGGCCTTGGAGGAAGTAGTGCGTTTTGAAGCATTGGTGAGTCGGGAGCGAGAGGAAATGCAACAAATGATGCTGCCCGTTACGCTGATATACCGTTGTGAGATTGCATTTACCCGAAAAAACTGGGGACTGCTCTCACAGCATCTGGATCAGCTACGTAAAACTAATCTGACAACGGATCAGCAAATGGGGCTTGATTTTTATGAAAGCCAGCTTGCGCTTGCCCAGGGAAAACAGGATGCTTTTTGGATGCATGCTCTGCAATGTTTGCCTTATTTTGAAACTCTCCAGCATCCAGCGCGGCTTGAGCAACTATATGAAACGCTGGCTGTAGTATCGGAGGACAGTCGTCGCTATAAAGAATCATCAGCGTATTATCGTAAACTGGTCTATCTTTTGCGTAAAAAATAG
- a CDS encoding pyridoxal phosphate-dependent aminotransferase — protein sequence MTHFSIPSADVMKQLPTQFFATLVQNVNREIAAGHDVINLGQGNPDTPTPSHIVKALQESADNPLYHKYSPFRGYSFLKEAIVQRYQEDYGVTLDPESEVAILFGGKTGLVQLPQVLLNPGDVCLVPDPGYPDYWSGVALAKAEMSFLPLKEENRFLPDYEAIAEEDRRRAKLMFLNYPNNPTAATAPLSFYEDTVEFALRNGIVVASDFAYGAIGFDGKRPVSFLQAEGAKDVGIEFYTLSKTYNMAGWRVGFALGNAKIISLINLLQDHIYVSLFGGIQAAAATALTSSQECVTELVARYESRRNAFYDALGQIGWKATRPSGSFFSWLHVPQGYTSASFADLLLREAKVAVAPGIGFGSGGEGYVRAGLLSSEARLAEAADRIGQLNLFG from the coding sequence ATGACTCATTTTTCTATTCCCTCGGCTGACGTCATGAAACAGTTACCCACTCAATTTTTTGCCACACTTGTACAAAATGTAAACCGTGAAATTGCAGCAGGGCATGATGTCATTAATCTCGGACAGGGAAACCCGGACACTCCTACTCCATCTCATATTGTAAAAGCTTTACAGGAATCAGCGGATAACCCGCTGTATCATAAATATTCTCCTTTCCGCGGCTACAGCTTTCTCAAAGAAGCCATCGTCCAGCGCTATCAGGAGGACTACGGTGTAACTCTTGACCCGGAAAGCGAGGTCGCCATCCTGTTTGGCGGAAAAACGGGCTTGGTTCAGCTACCGCAAGTTTTGCTCAATCCCGGCGATGTGTGTCTCGTCCCTGATCCCGGCTACCCGGATTACTGGTCTGGCGTAGCCTTGGCTAAAGCGGAAATGTCATTTCTCCCCTTAAAGGAAGAGAACCGTTTTCTGCCTGATTATGAAGCCATTGCCGAAGAAGATCGCCGCCGCGCCAAATTAATGTTCCTTAATTATCCGAATAATCCCACTGCGGCAACTGCCCCACTCTCCTTTTACGAGGATACGGTTGAATTTGCGCTACGTAACGGTATTGTGGTTGCCAGTGATTTTGCCTATGGCGCTATTGGATTCGATGGCAAGCGGCCTGTAAGCTTCCTACAGGCCGAGGGGGCTAAGGATGTGGGGATTGAGTTCTATACCTTGTCCAAAACATACAACATGGCCGGCTGGCGTGTTGGTTTCGCGCTCGGTAATGCCAAGATCATCTCGCTGATTAATTTGCTACAGGACCATATTTATGTAAGCCTGTTTGGAGGTATTCAGGCAGCAGCGGCGACAGCTCTGACGTCCTCACAGGAATGCGTAACCGAGCTGGTTGCTCGCTATGAATCACGCCGCAACGCTTTTTATGATGCCCTTGGTCAAATAGGCTGGAAGGCGACGCGCCCAAGCGGCTCCTTCTTCAGCTGGTTACATGTGCCGCAGGGCTATACTTCGGCTTCTTTTGCCGATCTGCTCCTGCGTGAAGCCAAGGTAGCTGTCGCTCCAGGGATCGGCTTCGGTAGCGGCGGCGAAGGGTATGTGCGAGCAGGGCTTCTGAGCTCAGAAGCTCGACTGGCCGAGGCGGCTGATCGAATTGGCCAGCTAAACCTGTTTGGTTAA
- a CDS encoding alkaline phosphatase, translating into MLKCWGIHTKKSVAALLATMMLTVSGGTAMAVEKDTTIKNVIILIPDGMANDATALARWYKGSSLTLDSMASGMVRTHSADAPIADSAPAGTAFATGHKSHTGYVGVLPDEATMPGQQPIAAGDAKKPVASILEASKLAGKSTGIIATSEIMHATPADFTAHYPDRKNYDALSMQQAYNGVDVVLGGGGKFLEPAGRKDGQDLIAQIKDQGYDFVTTPEGLKNSTSSKLWGSFSPEALAYDLDRDASKEPSLAEMTTKAIDVLSKNDKGFFLMVEGSKVDWAAHANDPTGIISDVLSFDDAVKVALDYAKQNQNTVVVAVTDHGNGGLTIGSSDTTSNYDKTPLASFIDPLKKAKLTGEGLESKLNADRSNIKEVLSTYFGITDLSDEEVKTIKDAKEGSMNYAVGPIISKRANIGWTTGGHTGGDVVLYTYAPNGDRPSGVIDNTDVNKYMTRVLGLDLDTVSKQLFVPAKAAFEAKGAKFTADTKVITVTKGSNKLELPVYKNIATLNGKNSTLNGVVVFNGVDYFVPQQAIDLIQ; encoded by the coding sequence ATGCTAAAATGTTGGGGGATACATACGAAAAAATCGGTAGCTGCACTCCTAGCGACGATGATGCTAACCGTAAGCGGCGGGACAGCGATGGCAGTCGAGAAGGACACGACAATTAAAAATGTAATTATTCTGATTCCAGACGGCATGGCTAATGACGCTACTGCATTGGCTAGATGGTACAAAGGATCATCCTTAACGTTAGACAGCATGGCAAGCGGGATGGTGCGTACACATTCTGCGGATGCACCGATTGCCGATTCTGCTCCGGCGGGTACAGCTTTTGCCACAGGACATAAATCACATACTGGGTATGTAGGCGTTCTTCCAGATGAAGCAACGATGCCCGGACAGCAACCGATCGCAGCAGGTGACGCCAAAAAGCCTGTAGCTTCCATTCTGGAGGCTTCCAAGCTAGCAGGGAAATCAACCGGAATTATTGCTACTTCGGAGATTATGCATGCGACACCAGCTGATTTTACCGCACATTATCCTGACCGCAAAAATTATGATGCACTCAGCATGCAACAAGCCTACAACGGAGTTGACGTTGTGTTAGGTGGAGGCGGCAAGTTTTTGGAGCCAGCAGGGCGTAAGGACGGCCAAGATTTAATTGCTCAAATTAAAGACCAGGGCTATGATTTTGTCACAACACCTGAAGGGCTGAAAAATTCGACCTCCAGCAAGCTCTGGGGCAGCTTTTCTCCCGAAGCTCTTGCATATGACCTGGATCGCGATGCATCGAAGGAACCTAGCTTGGCAGAAATGACAACGAAAGCCATTGATGTGTTATCCAAAAATGATAAAGGCTTTTTCTTAATGGTAGAGGGCAGTAAAGTGGATTGGGCTGCACATGCTAATGATCCAACGGGAATTATTAGTGACGTGCTTTCATTTGACGATGCAGTGAAGGTTGCTCTTGATTACGCCAAGCAAAACCAAAATACTGTCGTCGTAGCAGTGACAGACCACGGAAACGGTGGGTTGACGATTGGTAGCAGTGATACAACTAGCAATTATGACAAAACGCCTTTAGCTTCTTTTATAGATCCATTGAAAAAAGCGAAGCTGACGGGTGAAGGCTTGGAATCCAAGCTGAATGCAGATCGCAGCAATATTAAAGAGGTGCTTTCCACGTATTTTGGCATCACCGATTTGTCAGACGAAGAAGTAAAAACAATTAAAGATGCCAAAGAAGGCAGCATGAACTATGCCGTCGGACCAATTATTAGCAAACGCGCCAATATTGGCTGGACTACAGGTGGACACACAGGGGGTGATGTCGTGTTGTACACGTACGCGCCGAACGGTGACCGTCCATCCGGTGTCATCGACAATACAGATGTAAATAAGTATATGACACGTGTACTTGGACTGGATTTGGATACAGTCAGCAAGCAACTGTTTGTTCCTGCAAAAGCCGCTTTTGAAGCTAAAGGAGCCAAGTTTACTGCGGACACGAAAGTCATTACGGTGACCAAAGGCAGTAACAAGCTGGAGCTTCCAGTATACAAAAATATTGCTACACTGAATGGTAAAAATTCTACGCTCAACGGTGTAGTCGTATTTAACGGCGTTGATTATTTTGTACCCCAGCAGGCGATTGATTTGATTCAGTGA
- a CDS encoding LysR family transcriptional regulator encodes MEFRQLQYTLQIAAEKNFSRAAEKLHIAQPSLSQQLSKLEKELGVLLFQRNTSTVELTHAGASFVEKAKKIVDAVEQLRQEMDDISQLRKGKVVVGSMPITGSHLLPHVLPVFKRAHPDIEIALVEDSSMNLEKKTASGDTDLSLLSLPLVEPTLSYVPIGEEWIDLAVPPGHPLALRKNGNQPQPVHMEELKDEPFVVLKKGQGFRKLTMDLCHQAGFEPNVVFESTNMETLQSLVATGMGVTLVPRFIARAASSEFVPALLPLAEPTPSRTLAIAYRNGRYLSKAAEAFIDTFRETVKQLSQK; translated from the coding sequence ATGGAATTCAGACAGCTTCAGTACACCCTGCAAATTGCAGCGGAAAAAAACTTCTCACGCGCAGCAGAAAAACTGCATATCGCTCAGCCTTCGTTGAGCCAGCAATTGTCCAAACTGGAAAAAGAGCTTGGGGTACTGTTATTTCAACGCAACACCAGCACGGTGGAACTAACACATGCCGGAGCAAGCTTTGTGGAAAAGGCAAAAAAAATAGTCGACGCGGTGGAACAGCTCCGACAGGAAATGGACGATATCTCTCAGTTGCGAAAAGGGAAGGTCGTCGTTGGCAGTATGCCTATCACGGGCTCCCATTTGCTGCCACATGTGCTGCCTGTATTCAAGAGGGCTCATCCAGACATTGAAATCGCGTTAGTCGAAGATTCATCCATGAATCTGGAGAAAAAAACGGCAAGTGGCGATACCGATCTCAGCCTGCTCTCTCTTCCCCTAGTAGAACCTACACTTTCTTATGTACCCATCGGTGAAGAGTGGATTGATCTCGCTGTTCCTCCAGGTCATCCCCTAGCCCTGCGTAAAAACGGTAATCAGCCGCAGCCAGTGCACATGGAAGAACTTAAAGACGAGCCTTTTGTCGTCCTGAAAAAAGGGCAAGGCTTTCGCAAGCTGACGATGGATCTGTGTCATCAGGCAGGCTTTGAACCTAATGTGGTGTTTGAAAGCACCAATATGGAGACACTCCAATCGCTCGTAGCGACAGGTATGGGAGTGACGCTCGTTCCCCGTTTTATCGCCCGCGCCGCCAGCAGCGAGTTTGTTCCAGCATTGCTGCCACTAGCCGAACCTACCCCCAGCCGTACCCTGGCGATTGCTTACCGGAACGGACGTTATTTGTCTAAAGCTGCCGAAGCTTTTATTGATACCTTCCGAGAAACGGTCAAGCAACTTTCTCAAAAGTAG